In the genome of Xenopus laevis strain J_2021 chromosome 1S, Xenopus_laevis_v10.1, whole genome shotgun sequence, one region contains:
- the LOC121398870 gene encoding gamma-crystallin-1-like gives MGKIFFYEERNFQGRQYECGSDCSDLSSYFNRCNSIRVEGGNWILYEHPSYRGHQFYLWRGEYPDFQRWMGFNDNIRSCRFIPQHHGQYKMRIYERGDYQGQMMEFFDDCPNTYDRFRFHDIHSCNVFDGHWMFYEEPNFQGRQYYMRPGQYRKYSDWGASSPRIGSFRRVHHMF, from the exons ATGGGAAAG ATCTTCTTTTACGAGGAAAGGAATTTCCAAGGTCGCCAATATGAGTGTGGCTCAGACTGTTCTGACCTGTCCTCATACTTCAATCGCTGTAACTCCATCAGGGTAGAGGGTGGAAACTGGATCCTCTATGAGCACCCCAGTTACAGGGGACACCAGTTTTACCTGTGGAGAGGAGAATACCCAGACTTTCAGAGATGGATGGGCTTCAATGACAACATCAGGTCCTGTCGTTTTATTCCCCAG CACCATGGCCAATACAAAATGAGAATCTACGAAAGAGGAGACTACCAAGGGCAGATGATGGAGTTCTTTGATGACTGCCCCAATACTTATGATCGATTCCGTTTCCATGAcattcactcctgcaatgtgtttgatggCCACTGGATGTTCTACGAGGAACCCAACTTCCAAGGACGTCAGTACTACATGAGACCTGGACAATACAGGAAATACAGTGACTGGGGAGCTTCAAGCCCCAGAATTGGATCATTCAGAAGAGTTCATCACATGTTTTAA
- the LOC121398871 gene encoding gamma-crystallin-1-like, with protein MGKIFFYEERNFQGRQYECGSDCSDLSSYFNRCNSIRVEGGNWILYEHPSYRGHQYYLWRGEYPDFQRWMGFNDNIRSCRFIPQHHGQYKMRIYERGDYQGQMMEFFDDCPNTYDRFRFHDIHSCNVFDGHWMFYEEPNFRGRQYYMRPGQYRKYSDWGASSPRIGSFRRVHHMF; from the exons ATGGGAAAG ATCTTCTTTTACGAGGAAAGGAATTTCCAAGGTCGCCAATATGAGTGTGGCTCAGACTGTTCTGACCTGTCCTCATACTTCAATCGCTGTAACTCCATCAGGGTAGAGGGTGGAAACTGGATCCTCTATGAGCATCCCAGTTACAGGGGACACCAGTATTACCTGTGGAGAGGAGAATACCCAGACTTTCAGAGATGGATGGGCTTCAATGACAACATCAGGTCCTGTCGTTTTATTCCCCAG CACCATGGCCAATACAAAATGAGAATCTACGAAAGAGGAGACTACCAAGGGCAGATGATGGAGTTCTTTGATGACTGCCCCAATACTTATGATCGATTCCGTTTCCATGAcattcactcctgcaatgtgtttgatggCCACTGGATGTTCTACGAGGAACCCAACTTCCGAGGACGTCAGTACTACATGAGACCTGGACAATACAGGAAATACAGTGACTGGGGAGCCTCAAGCCCCAGAATTGGATCATTCAGAAGAGTTCATCACATGTTTTAA
- the LOC121398873 gene encoding gamma-crystallin-1-like: MGKIFFYEERNFQGRQYECGSDCSDLSSYFNRCNSIRVEGGNWILYEHPSYRGHQYYLWRGEYPDFQRWMGFNDNIRSCRFIPQHHGQYKMRIYERGDYQGQMMEFFDDCPNTYDRFRFHDIHSCNVFDGHWMFYEEPNFQGRQYYMRPGQYRKYSDWGASSPRIGSFRRVHHMF; encoded by the exons ATGGGAAAG aTCTTCTTTTACGAGGAAAGGAATTTCCAAGGTCGCCAATATGAGTGTGGCTCAGACTGTTCTGACCTGTCCTCATACTTCAATCGCTGTAACTCCATCAGGGTAGAGGGTGGAAACTGGATCCTCTATGAGCATCCCAGTTACAGGGGACACCAGTATTACCTGTGGAGAGGAGAATACCCAGACTTTCAGAGATGGATGGGCTTCAATGACAACATCAGGTCCTGTCGTTTTATTCCCCAG CACCATGGCCAATACAAAATGAGAATCTACGAAAGAGGAGACTACCAAGGGCAGATGATGGAGTTCTTTGATGACTGCCCCAATACTTATGATCGATTCCGTTTCCATGAcattcactcctgcaatgtgtttgatggCCACTGGATGTTCTACGAGGAACCCAACTTCCAAGGACGTCAGTACTACATGAGACCTGGACAATACAGGAAATACAGTGACTGGGGAGCCTCAAGCCCCAGAATTGGATCATTCAGAAGAGTTCATCACATGTTTTAA
- the crygdl.1.S gene encoding gamma-crystallin-1 → MGKIYFYEERNFQGRHYECGSDCSDLSSYFNRCNSIRVEGGNWILYEHPSYRGHQYYLWQGEYPDFQRWMGFNDSIRSCRFIPHYHGQYKMRIYERGDYQGQMMEFFDDCPNTYDRFHFNDIHSCNVFNGHWMFYEEPNYRGRQYYMRPGEYRKYSDWGASSPRIGSFRRVYHRF, encoded by the exons ATGGGAAAG ATCTACTTCTACGAGGAAAGGAATTTCCAAGGGCGCCACTATGAGTGTGGCTCAGACTGTTCTGACCTGTCCTCATACTTCAACCGTTGCAACTCCATCAGGGTAGAGGGTGGAAACTGGATCCTGTATGAGCACCCCAGTTACAGGGGACACCAGTATTACCTCTGGCAAGGTGAATACCCAGATTTTCAGAGATGGATGGGCTTCAATGACTCCATCAGATCCTGCAGATTTATTCCCCAT taCCACGGTCAATATAAAATGAGAATCTATGAAAGAGGAGACTACCAAGGGCAGATGATGGAGTTCTTTGATGACTGCCCCAATACTTATGATCGATTCCATTTCAATGAcattcactcctgcaatgtgtttAATGGCCACTGGATGTTCTACGAGGAACCCAACTACAGGGGGCGTCAGTACTACATGAGACCTGGAGAATACAGGAAATACAGTGACTGGGGAGCCTCAAGCCCCAGAATTGGATCATTCAGAAGAGTGTATCAcagattttaa
- the LOC121398874 gene encoding uncharacterized protein LOC121398874: MSERSIKTRSRVSHSSRLSNRSQVSDAALFRAEAAAALAQLTFTGKETELKLEKTRLEAMMEADKARLAAEKEAEKARLEVEAKLQMARLEASIEILNLRKTVAIANAKADALDAVLDTTEQASQKFTMQPDVKPETAMQRTKEYVLKHSQEYSPSMPSLEKLSEYRDSDVIPSFEQNHSIPLQNIPLQCDYNVPVVTSTPPPDGALLQEQKDFKQLYPVDVKTPAARYYNDIQRTLPVTNKYSYPPVTQPVVPDRGSHSPEGAYQYTPDVKPALPIKPDSDQLSGNRQMSDLVRFMARREMITSGLVQFDEKPENYRAWKASFKNAIEDLHLSYKEETDLLVKWLGPESSRQVKGIRAVYVNDSCKGLQMSWQRLNKDYGAPEKIEKSLWDRIDNFGNIFERECSKKLREFSDLVIELLAAKNEGCFLGLNNLDSARGIEDLVKKLPDSLKRKWASHGTKYKEIHNVLFPPFSYFVQFISQQAKMYNDPGFAQTFQTFGDNKPEKYRYKNTPQRSSIRVHKTEVSQATGNSSAFTDAKTMDLTKGCPIHHKPHPLYKCRGFRGKSLDERKTFLKQNNICYRCCASNAHLAKDCDKSVSCTECNSDRHVSALHPGPAPWSVRPLERSDHGGEGKDNSAEATVTATCTEVCGGDLRDRSCSKICLVSVYPTGQKDRAIKLYAILDDQSNRSLVRSEFFEIFGSKGQQFPYSLRTCAGVINTSGRRAQGFELQSLDGKATIHYPHSLNVMRYQTTGRRSQPQRWLFITNI, from the coding sequence ATGTCCGAACGATCAATCAAGACCAGATCTAGGGTGTCACATTCATCCAGACTCTCAAACCGCTCCCAGGTGTCTGACGCTGCGCTTTTCCGTGCAGAAGCTGCCGCTGCACTAGCTCAACTCACATTTACTGGGAAGGAAACAGAGCTAAAATTAGAGAAGACACGCTTAGAGGCTATGATGGAGGCAGACAAGGCTCGTCTGGCAGCTGAGAAAGAGGCAGAGAAGGCAAGGTTAGAAGTGGAGGCAAAGCTTCAAATGGCACGCTTAGAAGCTTCAATAGAGATTCTTAATTTACGTAAGACGGTGGCAATTGCGAATGCCAAGGCAGATGCATTAGATGCAGTTCTCGACACTACAGAACAAGCAAGTCAGAAATTCACTATGCAGCCTGATGTAAAACCAGAAACTGCTATGCAACGTACTAAAGAATATGTGCTGAAACATTCACAGGAGTACAGTCCATCAATGCCAAGCCTAGAAAAGCTTAGTGAATACAGAGACAGTGATGTTATCCCATCATTTGAGCAAAATCATAGTATACCtctccagaacattcctttgcAATGTGACTACAATGTGCCCGTAGTTACCTCTACCCCACCACCAGATGGTGCTCTGTTACAAGAACAAAAGGATTTCAAACAATTGTATCCTGTTGATGTGAAAACTCCTGCAGCCAGATACTATAATGACATTCAGAGGACTTTACCTGTTACTAATAAATACAGCTATCCTCCTGTTACACAACCAGTGGTTCCTGATAGAGGCAGTCATTCTCCAGAGGGAGCATACCAGTACACACCAGATGTGAAGCCAGCGCTTCCTATTAAGCCTGATTCAGACCAACTTTCTGGCAATCGGCAGATGTCAGACTTAGTGAGATTTATGGCACGCAGAGAAATGATAACATCAGGCCTTGTTCAGTTTGATGAGAAGCCAGAAAACTACAGGGCTTGGAAGGCGTCATTCAAAAATGCTATAGAGGATCTACACCTTTCATACAAAGAAGAAACAGATCTCCTAGTGAAGTGGCTAGGTCCAGAGTCCAGCAGACAAGTGAAAGGCATTCGGGCAGTATATGTCAATGATTCTTGTAAAGGACTACAGATGTCATGGCAAAGGTTGAACAAAGATTATGGAGCTCCAGAGAAGATAGAAAAATCCCTGTGGGACAGGATTGACAACTTTGGGAATATCTTTGAAAGAGAGTGCAGCAAGAAACTTAGAGAATTCAGTGATCTGGTAATAGAACTGTTGGCAGCAAAAAATGAAGGTTGCTTTCTAGGACTAAATAATCTTGATTCCGCTAGAGGAATAGAAGACCTTGTAAAAAAGCTGCCAGATTCTCTAAAAAGGAAATGGGCATCAcatgggaccaagtacaaggaaaTACATAATGTACTATTCCCACCATTCTCTTATTTCGTGCAATTTATCTCTCAACAGGCAAAGATGTACAATGACCCAGGGTTTGCTCAGACGTTCCAGACCTTTGGTGACAACAAGCCAGAGAAATACCGCTACAAGAACACCCCTCAGAGAAGTTCCATCAGGGTGCACAAGACTGAAGTATCTCAAGCTACAGGAAACTCTTCAGCTTTTACTGATGCCAAGACCATGGACTTAACTAAAGGATGTCCGATTCATCACAAACCTCATCCTCTGTACAAATGCCGAGGCTTCAGAGGTAAGTCCCTTGATGAGAGAAAGACtttcttaaaacaaaacaatatttgttaCCGTTGCTGTGCCTCAAATGCACACCTTGCGAAAGACTGTGACAAATCAGTTAGCTGCACAGAGTGCAACAGTGACAGACATGTGTCCGCTCTTCATCCTGGTCCTGCACCATGGTCAGTCAGGCCTCTAGAAAGGAGTGATCATGGCGGGGAGGGAAAGGACAACAGTGCAGAGGCTACAGTAACTGCAACATGTACTGAAGTGTGTGGAGGAGATCTTCGAGACAGATCATGCTCTAAAATCTGCTTAGTCAGTGTCTATCCTACCGGACAAAAAGACAGGGCAATCAAACTTTATGCTATTCTAGATGACCAAAGTAATAGGTCCCTGGTCAGGTCAGAGTTCTTTGAAATCTTCGGTTCAAAAGGCCAGCAGTTTCCATATTCTCTCAGAACCTGTGCAGGGGTGATTAACACTTCAGGAAGAAGAGCGCAAGGGTTTGAACTACAGTCTCTTGATGGCAAAGCCACAATCCATTACCCACACTCATTGAATGTAATGAGATACCAAACGACAGGACGGAGATCCCAACCCCAGAGGTGGCTCTTCATCACAAACATCTAA
- the crygdl.2.S gene encoding gamma-crystallin-1 produces MKQRAAILHTGHVNFSQEKNQYSKVHPELYLCLFSKLLTIKLALLIKISVPYQFGQFYEKNNQLFVFQIFFYEERNFQGRHYECGADCSDLSSYFNRCNSIRVEGGNWILFEHPSYKGHQYYLWQGEYPDFQRWMGFNDSIRSCRFLANYHGQYKMRIYEKGDYQGQMMEFFDDCPNTYDRFRFHDIHSCNVFDGHWMFYEEPNYRGHQYYMRPGEYRRYNDWGASSPRIGSFRRVYQRF; encoded by the exons ATGAAACAACGTGCAGCAATTCTACATACTGGTCATGTCAACTTCTCTCAGGAAAAGAATCAATACTCCAAAGTGCACCCGGAACTGTATCTGTGCCTGTTCTCTAAATTGCTAACAATAAAACTGGCATTGCTTATAAAAATATCAGTACCGTATCAATTTGGccagttttatgaaaaaaacaatcaattatTTGTCTTTCAGATCTTCTTCTATGAGGAAAGGAACTTCCAAGGTCGCCATTATGAGTGTGGCGCAGACTGTTCTGATCTGTCCTCATACTTCAATCGCTGTAACTCCATCAGGGTAGAGGGTGGAAACTGGATCCTCTTTGAGCACCCCAGTTACAAGGGACACCAGTATTATCTCTGGCAAGGAGAATACCCAGACTTTCAGAGATGGATGGGTTTCAATGACTCCATTAGGTCCTGTCGCTTTCTTGCAAAT TACCATGGCCAATACAAAATGAGAATCTACGAAAAAGGAGACTACCAAGGGCAGATGATGGAGTTCTTTGATGACTGCCCCAATACTTATGATCGATTCCGTTTCCATGAcattcactcctgcaatgtgtttgatggACACTGGATGTTCTACGAGGAACCCAACTACAGGGGGCATCAGTACTACATGAGACCTGGAGAATACAGGAGATACAATGACTGGGGAGCCTCAAGCCCCAGAATTGGCTCATTCAGAAGAGTTTATCAAAGGTTTTAA